A single region of the Triticum dicoccoides isolate Atlit2015 ecotype Zavitan chromosome 2B, WEW_v2.0, whole genome shotgun sequence genome encodes:
- the LOC119367349 gene encoding uncharacterized protein LOC119367349: MAVADADAVLPPPPPPPARIVVVVLALVHLALAPMLALGGVLCIAAGALPYLFFAVAWVISAATAGQIVASRAWGESSAQFVFLQAIMYWGLKVLIYSILVLVALLVLLMCVDYVIAVVSGSTSAFKKSASGAFTRESVADMFRLPRTAVLGYVADVAFFLLMVAGLLVAMLSPHVEGSISQGEMVASVIIDVALFGMHATACFVIIPALVLSVWRGGQADRKAPSQFC; this comes from the exons ATGGCCGTCGCCGACGCCGACGCGGTgctgccgccgcccccgcccccgccggcgCGGATCGTCGTCGTGGTGCTAGCGCTCGTGCACTTGGCCCTCGCCCCGATGCTGGCGCTCGGGGGCGTCCTCTGCATCGCGGCGGGAGCCCTCCCCTACCTGTTCTTCGCGGTCGCGTGGGTCATCTCTGCGGCCACGGCTGGACAGATCGTGGCGAGCCGCGCCTGGGGCGAGAGCTCCGCCCAATTCGTGTTCCTGCAGGCCATCATGTACTGGGGCCTCAAGGTCCTCATCTACAGCATCCTTGTGCTGGTCGCGCTTCTCGTCCTGTTGATGTGCGTGGACTACGTGATTGCAGTTGTATCTGGATCCACTTCGGCATTCAAGAAG AGCGCATCAGGAGCATTCACGCGGGAGTCGGTTGCAGACATGTTTAGGCTTCCGCGCACCGCGGTGCTTGGATATGTTGCGGATGTGGCCTTCTTCCTTCTAATGGTCGCTGGTCTTCTGGTGGCGATGCTGTCGCCGCACGTGGAGGGTTCGATATCTCAGGGTGAAATGGTTGCCTCCGTAATCATAGATGTGGCACTATTTGGTATGCACGCGACAGCTTGCTTTGTTATCATCCCAGCGCTCGTTCTTAGTGTGTGGAGGGGTGGCCAGGCGGACAGGAAAGCGCCATCGCAGTTTTGTTGA